Proteins found in one Methanothermobacter thermautotrophicus genomic segment:
- a CDS encoding MgtC/SapB family protein, giving the protein MDFPVIKFLIALAIGALVGIERERKIKRTEFAGIRTFMLISLVGALSAYLSGTFFLAFPVAFLGLILLIIVSYTASTREGGDIGITGEVAALVTFLLGAMCVAYDYRLAVMLSIIVTAILALKRYIHIAVRRISEREMIDTIKFLIIAFVILPLLPDTSIGPWGVFNPYQVWLMVVFISAISYAGYIAMKIAGPERGLGATGIIGGLVSSTAVVTAMAGRVRESEDLMGPAVFAAVISSSMMFFRILLEVSVINTSLLVYVAPPMITMGFLGVMLAALFMRSSSGIDSEIKIENPFSVKPALIFGALFLAILFISKAASVYLGRGGVLVASVISGVADVDAITVSMSILASGGSISQSTAAAAITLAGVSNTLIKGGIALVLGTKKFGRRVGTLFIAIVTAGLLAALLT; this is encoded by the coding sequence TTTGCAGGTATAAGGACCTTCATGCTCATATCACTTGTAGGGGCACTTTCAGCCTATCTTTCAGGGACGTTTTTCCTGGCATTTCCTGTGGCATTCCTTGGACTCATCCTCCTAATAATCGTAAGTTACACCGCAAGCACAAGGGAGGGCGGTGATATAGGGATAACCGGGGAGGTGGCAGCCCTTGTCACATTTCTCCTGGGGGCCATGTGTGTTGCATATGATTACCGGCTGGCGGTGATGCTCTCAATCATAGTAACGGCCATCCTGGCCCTGAAGAGGTACATACACATCGCAGTGAGGAGGATAAGTGAGAGGGAGATGATAGACACCATAAAGTTCCTGATAATAGCCTTCGTAATCCTCCCCCTCCTTCCTGACACCTCAATTGGCCCGTGGGGTGTCTTCAATCCCTACCAGGTCTGGCTCATGGTGGTTTTCATATCTGCAATAAGCTATGCCGGGTACATAGCCATGAAAATAGCCGGACCTGAAAGGGGTCTTGGGGCCACAGGGATCATAGGAGGTCTGGTTTCAAGTACTGCAGTGGTAACTGCCATGGCAGGCAGGGTGAGAGAATCAGAGGACCTTATGGGGCCAGCAGTATTCGCGGCGGTCATTTCAAGTTCAATGATGTTCTTCAGGATACTGCTGGAGGTATCTGTTATTAACACATCACTTCTGGTCTATGTGGCCCCTCCCATGATTACCATGGGTTTTCTGGGTGTTATGCTTGCAGCCCTCTTCATGAGGTCATCATCAGGAATCGATTCAGAGATCAAAATCGAAAACCCCTTTTCTGTTAAACCGGCCCTCATATTCGGGGCACTATTCCTTGCCATACTCTTCATATCAAAGGCTGCCAGTGTCTATCTTGGCCGTGGGGGTGTACTTGTGGCCAGTGTGATCTCAGGCGTTGCTGATGTTGATGCAATCACTGTGAGCATGTCCATTCTTGCATCTGGGGGCTCCATCTCACAATCAACTGCTGCAGCCGCCATAACACTGGCCGGAGTGTCAAACACCCTGATAAAGGGTGGAATAGCCCTTGTCCTCGGAACAAAAAAATTCGGGAGAAGGGTGGGAACCCTTTTCATTGCAATCGTAACAGCCGGCTTGCTGGCTGCCCTACTAACATAG
- a CDS encoding cupin domain-containing protein, with the protein MELRGKVIKISDLIDYQDDSVVSREIIRRETGTVTLFAFDRGQGLSEHIAPFDAMVQVIDGEAEVTISGERHRLVAGEMIIMPAGKPHAVMAVKPFRMLLTMIRS; encoded by the coding sequence ATGGAACTCAGGGGAAAGGTAATTAAGATCAGCGACCTCATTGATTACCAGGACGACTCGGTGGTCAGCAGGGAGATAATCCGCAGGGAGACCGGCACTGTGACCCTATTTGCCTTTGACAGGGGCCAGGGCCTCAGTGAGCACATCGCCCCCTTCGATGCCATGGTACAGGTCATTGATGGTGAAGCCGAAGTCACCATAAGCGGAGAGAGGCACCGCCTGGTTGCAGGTGAGATGATAATCATGCCAGCAGGCAAACCCCATGCGGTGATGGCTGTGAAGCCCTTCAGGATGCTCCTTACCATGATAAGGTCCTGA